The DNA window GGCGTGCCTGTCTGTACGTGGACGGTCCATCGAGGCGCCTGCTCGTCTAGCCCAGCGATCCGGAATAGGAGCTAGGGTTTTCGAGCAAACCCTTGTCAGAATCATAAACACAATGTCAATAAAGTAAGCCTGCTTCGCGAGCCACCGTCGTcccgtctcttttctctccttcttcccaAGGCCCCCCCCAATCCTGCTGCGTCTCTTGTTCATTGCCTGCCGGTTTCGTTTCTCGATTCTTTGTAGCTGGGCGCCGGGCTTCAACGTCACCTCTGGCAGgaaaaaaactatttaattcCTCCtcgactcttcttctcttctctccttctttcttcctcctcctcgaaacctttctctctcctcctcttctgctgctgcttcatcttgcaTCTTCATTTGTTTCATACAGAAGAGAGATCaaggccttctttttttggccCTTTGTCTCTCGCTGTTTGCTGCTTCCCCCCGCTCTTATCtgattctctctctctttgtcttgcccATCTGCCTGTTTGCCAACAACGTCGTGTCTATCCTCGCTGTTTGCCCTGCCTGCCCTGCCAGAGAGTGCTTCTGGCCACGGCGTCTTGCCCCGCTATCGAACCCAGAGATTCATGGGAACCATGTGCCTGGGCCCCGCCCCACGATGAACAACCCTCATGACTATCTTATCTCGAGCGCTCCCTCGCGGCCGATAGATCCTGACAATGCCGATAGTTGGGTTATGCTCAACCAGGGCGGATTCGTGAAGCTGGGCAATGAACGAATCCTGTACAAGCTCGATTCACGCATATCATGCGAACTGTCCGTCCCTCCCGAGCTAAAAGATCGCTGCGTCCCGTTCCAGCGCAAGAGTGACAGGGGAGCTCTCTTCCTAACCAACAAGCGGGTTGGTTCAGCCTCTTTGAAACAGCCCCATATTGCTTGGCTCTACGTATGCTAACATGGACGCCAGGTCGTTTATATCCCCTCAAGGCCAACGCAAGAGCCCAAGTTCGAATCCTTCAGCGCCCCCATTCTAAAGTTTCAAGATTCAACCACCTCGTCGTCTATGTGGTGGGGATGGGTCTGGAAATCAGACTGCATCCCCGTGTCAGGAGGTGGCATTCCGCCTGAGATACCCCGAGTCGAAGTCAAGTTCACCTTCTCCGATGGCGGCATGATGGAATTCAACGAGGCTTACGTCGGCTTGCGCGAGCGTCTGTTCCAATATCAAGAAATGCGCCGCGAGTTAGACGCCAGCACTGAGGTTCCAGACGAACCTCTGCCTGCCTACTCggccgatggcgatggccagcagcagcagcagcagcagcagcagccgccctCATCGTCGGATCAGCTGACTGTCCCACGACCCAACCGCTCAGACAGCTCTTCCAGTCGCCGTGCCCCCAAcgagccgccgccaaactACGATGAGGCGCAAGCGCAGCAGATCAGCAACCGACTAGAAGACCACATCCGCAATGAGGTTGACCGaggggctgaagaagagtaGGCAGGATAATGAGTGCTCTGTAGCGAAAGCGTTTTGGGTGAAGCGAATAATGAGACTACGAACTATCTCTGTGTGATTTTGTGCTTGATTCTCTTTGTACCGGACAAGCTAGACAGTTGAGTTTAATTCGCCGTAATTTATTGCTATTGGGTGGAATTTGGATGGCGTCAGAACGATCAATTACAGTATAGGTATTACAGTTGGACAAGGGCGATATATTAGAGCCCTCCAGGCCCGTCTCTTTGGATGGCCCCGGTTTGATTAAATGCAAAggatttcttctctcttgatAATGACATTTACCTCAAAGCTACAGATTGTCCCACCTCTTGTGATTCCATCCATTGTTCCATGTCTCACCTCGCTCTGCTTTGGCTGTGGAGGTAGGGGGTGATACAGGCCATACAACCCCTCCCCATTCAATCGGAGATCTTGAACTCACCCCCCCCAGTCTTGGAGTGAGCATCAGCCAAAAACGGCAACCCCAGCTCTGCCAATCGCACGCTGCAACGATAACCTGCCTGTGAAGGTACGTACCTACCTCTCTTGGATGGCTCTTGGATGGCTTGCTGACAAAGACGTCGGACTCGAAATAATGTGACAAATCCCGTGACCTTGATCGGCCGGGCTGGACCAATCAAAATGCCTCAATTCCGGGTCAGCTTTTCGCGAATTTGACCGACAGCTTCCGAACCGCCAATACGCCTCATCCAAAACGTACGATACCGCACACGGAAACCGATCACACGGCGATTAACCACAGTTTCGCCAAATCATCGCAATGGGTATCTGGGACGCTTTCTCCGAGATTGTCGAGGCGGTGACGCCATGGAGTGTTGTGGAGGCCGAAGCTCCGGCTGAGGACACCCAGGTAGGTGggatgtcttttttttggggggtgggaagagcgagagagaaagaaaaggaaatgatGCTCTTGGGCAGCTCTGCAGGCAGAAAGAGGCGGTGAAATCTGTCGAGCGGCATCGGAACTACAATCATATGGGGGAGaggtttcttttctctatGGGCCTGGAGCTAATTGATGTTTCTGATAGGAGGCTCCCGAGGCCCAGGtagaggacaagaaggaagAGCCCGAAGAGGAACccgccgccgaggaggacgaggaggaggaagaggaggaggatgaggaggagccCAAGGACCCTAAGGAGGAGCTCGAAGAAGGTTCGTGATTCACTCGTCCTCTGTCATTTTTTTTGCGCATGATGTGCTGTCGTCGCTGCGGGTGCGGGGCGAGGCATTTCCGCAACTCATGCGCATCGAGGGCTGTTTTTGCGACAATTGgatttccccctcccccctttttatctttttacAGACGTTGTATGCTGACgagggcttttttttttttcttgtttattCAGAGTGCAAGAACTCTCCCCAGTGCTCCCCCGCCAAGCACCACTTCGACGAGTGCGTTGAGCGAGTTCACCAGCAGGAGAGCGAaggcgaggccaaggaggactGCGTCGAGGAGTGTacgtttctcttttccccctttatCGAttgcaaaaaagaaaaacaaggacCAATTTGCCCTCCGGATCGAGCTTTTTACATGTCGGAATGATTTCGGTTTTGCTAACGAGATATAACCTTCTAGTCTTCCACCTTGCTCACTGCGCTTCCGCATGCGCCGCCCCCAAGCTGTGGTCTAAGCTGAAATAAACGCAATCCTTCTCAAgggaaaaagacaagaaaaacaaaacgATAATGGAAATCATACGCCCCCCCCGAACGAAAAAGCATGCTCGAATCtgggaaaggggaaaaagaagaatagaaGGGGGACAAAAAAGAGTTTCAATtcaa is part of the Trichoderma atroviride chromosome 1, complete sequence genome and encodes:
- a CDS encoding uncharacterized protein (EggNog:ENOG41); amino-acid sequence: MNNPHDYLISSAPSRPIDPDNADSWVMLNQGGFVKLGNERILYKLDSRISCELSVPPELKDRCVPFQRKSDRGALFLTNKRVVYIPSRPTQEPKFESFSAPILKFQDSTTSSSMWWGWVWKSDCIPVSGGGIPPEIPRVEVKFTFSDGGMMEFNEAYVGLRERLFQYQEMRRELDASTEVPDEPLPAYSADGDGQQQQQQQQQPPSSSDQLTVPRPNRSDSSSSRRAPNEPPPNYDEAQAQQISNRLEDHIRNEVDRGAEEE